The DNA window TCGCTGGTCCGCAGGCTGGCGGAAGACAAGGGCTGGAAGCTCGATCGCCCCGCGCTGTTCGACAATGAACGCCTGTTGATCGACGCCCTGATCGAACCGACGCGCATCTACGTGGCGAGCCTGCTGCCCGCGATCCGTGCAGGTCGGATCCACGCCCTTGCCCATATCACCGGCGGCGGCCTGCTCGAGAATATTCCGCGGGTCCTGCCCAAGGGACTGCATGCGACCGTCGACGCCGATAGCTGGGCCCAGCCCGGCCTGATCGCGTTTCTGCAAGCGCAGGGGAACATCGAACCGGCAGAGATGGCGCGCACCTTCAATTGCGGCGTCGGTATGGTGCTGGCGGTGGCCGAAAGAGAGGTCGAAGGGCTGACCGCCGATCTCGAATCTGCAGGCGAGACGGTGCTGCGAATCGGCTCAATTGGCGAAGGCGAGCGCGGCTGCACCGTGCGCGGCTCGCAGGCCACCTGGGCTGCACGCGAGGACTGGTCGGCGACGCACAATGCCTGACGCGACGCGTGCCCGCGCCAAGGTCGCGGTGCTACTGTCGGGGGCCGGAACCAATATGGCCGCGCTGCTCTATGCCAGCCGCCTGCCCGATGCGCCGTATGAGATCGTGCTCGTCGCCAGCAACGATCCCGATGCGGATGGCCTCGCCCTAGCCCGCGATGAAAATGTGCCAACCTTCGCTCTCTCCCACAAGGGCATGGACCGCCCGACGCACGAAGAGCGCATGGACGCCGCAATCCGCGAAAGCGGCGCCGAATATGTCGCGCTGGCGGGGTATATGCGCATTCTCGGCAGCGATTTCGTTGCGCGCTGGGAGTGCCGGATGCTCAACATCCACCCCTCGCTATTGCCGAAATACAAGGGCCTCGACACCCACGCCCGCGCGCTCGAAGCGGGCGATTCGCGCCATGGCTGCTCGGTGCACCTCGTCACGCCCGAGCTCGACGACGGTCCGGTCCTGGGCCAGCTCGACATCGCGATCCGCGCCGAAGACACGCCCGAAACCCTGGCCGCGCGGGTTAAGTTTGCCGAGCACCAGCTCTATCCGCGCATGTTGGGCGATCACGTGTCGCGTTGATGGAGATCCCAAGCAAAGGCTTTGGCGCATATTGCGGAACGCTGGGCGCCTAGCCGACCGTATCGACGCCTTCGGGATACCAGGTGAATTCAGCCCGCAGCCCGTCGGGATCCGGAATAAAGAGCGCTTTGGCGCCGCCCAAATCCTGGATCGGCTGAACATCCAGCCCGCCCTCGATCAGGGCCTGGCGCAAATCCTCGACCGCCTGGGCGCTGTCCATGGCAAAGCCCCAATGATTGAGCCCCGCACCGTAGCGTTCATAAGGAGCAGTCCCAACCTCCGCTTGCATGAACTGGAGCCAAAAGCCATCTCCGTCGGTCCAAATTCCCGGCTTGGGAGACGAGAATCCGATCATCGGCAAAAGCAGGTCGTAATGTCGCTCGCTCGCGGCGCGGTCCGTGTAGAGGATCGTCAGATGGTCGAGGCGCAGCTTGCTGCTCATCTTCGCGATATGGGAGAGCCCCCATACAAAACAAGCGGCGCTCCCGATGGGGAACGCCGCTTTTATTTGTCGCTGAAGCGGAAGTCTTCAGCCGACGATGTCTTCGCCGTTGGCTTTAGCCGACAATCTCATCATCGCTGAAGAAGAACGCGATTTCGGTTGCGGCGTTTTCGTCGCTGTCCGAGCCGTGCACGGAGTTGGCTTCGATCGATTCGGCATAGGTCTTGCGGATCGTGCCTTCATCGGCATCGGCCGGGTTGGTCGCGCCCATGATGTCGCGGTTGCGCTTCACGGCGTCTTCGCCTTCGAGCACCTGCACGACCACCGGGCCGGAGATCATGAAGTCGACCAGTTCGCCGTAGAACGGACGCTCGGCGTGGACTTCGTAGAACTTCTTTGCCTGCTCTTCGCTCATGAGGATGCGCTTGGAGGCGACGACGCGCAGGCCGGCTTCTTCCAGCATCTTGGTGACCGCGCCGGTCAGGTTGCGGCGCGTCGCGTCGGGCTTGATGATCGAAAAGGTGCGGGTAACCGCCATGGGTAATTCCTTGGAATGTCAGAAGGGAGGGGTCTCTCGCGCGCGCCCCTAGCGCCCGCATGCGCGCGAGGCAAGATGCGTCGGCTTCGGCGGAGGCTTCTGCGATCGGCGCGCGCCGCCACCGAAAGATCCGCTCAGCCCCCTCTCCCCACGGTCAGCGAGGCCTCGGTGCCTTCCTCTACAGCGCGGGCGTTAATCGAGAATATCGCATCGTCGCGCGTCTGCCCGGTAAGCATCCGCCCCGTTTCGACCTTAAGATCCATCTTGATCCCAAAGCCCGCCGCTTCGGCCTGTCTGCGATAGAAGGCGACGATCTCTTCGGCCGAATCATCGCTTTCGAACGTGATGATCTGTCCCGACTGCGGCCCGCCGCCCATCGTGATGTCGCTGGTGACCGTTGCGCCAGGATAGGGTGAGAAGCCCTGGGGCCACTTGGCATCGTTGCCGCCGCGCTTGGCGATCTTGATCGATTCGCCATCCTTGCTGGTGATGCGGACCTGCTCGCCATCGCCGCTGTCGTCGATCACGACGTCGCTTTCGGGCGTGGTCACGGTGGTGGTATCGTCCTCGGAACCGCCGCACGCTGCAAGCAAGCCGAAGAGGGCGGTGACGGCAATGGCGCGCATGGGCGAATCTCCTTCGAGCGCCGTCTAGCAAATTACGGGCCCTGCCGCCATTTGCCGCCTTCCTGCTTCCAGAAGAACCCCTCGACATCGTCGCGCGCGGACGTTTCGCGCCAGACATTGCGCGCATCATCGCGGTGATCATCGTCGAACAAGAAGAAAATGCGCGCGAAATCATTGCTATCGCGCCATTGGCCATCGGCGATCAAAAGCAGTTTCGCGTCGTTGGCGGCAGAGAGATCGCCGCCGATAAGAAGAGGCTGCCGCTCGGCATGCGGGGTGCCCTCCTCGCCATGCGCGAGGAAGCCGTCCTGCCCCCACAATGCATCCGAAAGCGCGGTGCGCTGCGCCGCATCGGCGGAGACCACCAGCATGCGTTCGCCCGCCGCAAGTGCTTTCGCAGCCAGCGGCGGGACGATCCGTTCGGCAGGCACCTGCCCGAGGACGTAGAAATCGACGCGCATCGCCATCCTCTATCGGGCGCGTCGCACGCTCAGCTTTCCAGCGTATCGCGTACGAAGCGGTCGATCAGGCGCACGCCGTATCCGGTCGCGCCCTTGTCGTAGGTAGCGCCCGGCTTGTCGCTCCACACCATGCCGGCGATGTCGCAATGCGCCCACGGCGTGTCGTCGAGGATGAAGCGCTGGAGGAACTGCGCCGCGGTGATCGAGCCGGCCACGCGCGGACCGATATTCTTCATGTCGGCGATCGGCGATTCGAGCAGCTTGTCGTACGCCGGCGACAGCGGGAAGCGCCACAGCTTGTCGCCGCTTTCCTTGCCGGCTGCGAGCAGCGCATCGGCGAGATCGTCATTGTTCGAGAACACGCCGGCATATTCGTGGCCGAGGGCGATGAGCATCGCGCCCGTGAGCGTGGCGAAGTCGACGATCTGTGCAGGTTTGTGCTCCGTCTGCACCCAGTGCAGCGCATCGGCCAGCACCAGACGCCCTTCGGCATCGGTGTTGAGCACTTCGATCGTCTGGCCCGACATCGAGGTCACGATATCGCCGGGGCGCTGGGCCGCGGCATCGGGCATGTTCTCGACAAGGCCGCACACGCCGACGATGTTGGCCTTAGCCTTGCGCTTTGCCAACGCCAGCATCGCACCGGCGACGGCCCCTGCGCCGCCCATGTCCCATTTCATGTCTTCCATGCCGGGTCCGGGCTTCAGCGAAATGCCGCCGGTGTCGAAGGTGACGCCCTTGCCCACGAACGCAGTCGGCGCGTCGCCTGCCTCACCGCCATTCCAGACGACGCACAGCAGGCGCGGATCGCGAACAGAGCCCTGCGCAACGCCCAGCAGCGAACCCATGCCGAGATCGGTCATCTGCTGCTTGTCGAGCACGGTGATTTCGAGGCCGGTGCCAGCGTAGGTTTCGCGGCAGATGTCGACGAAGCTCTCGGGGTAAAGCGTGTTGGCCGGTTCGGCGATCAGGTGCTTGGTGAACTCGATCCCTTCGGCCAGCGCCGCTTCGGTTTCCCAGGCTTCAGACGTTCCGGCGGGCGCGCCAATGACTTCGATCGTCTCGATCGTGCGCTTCTGCTCGTCCTTCAGCTTGGTCTTGAAGCGCTCGTGACGCCAGTTGCGCAGCTTCATGCCGAGCAGCAGCGCGGCGGCGTCTTCGGCGTTCAGATCGCTGTCCGACAGGTCGAGCGCGATCGTGCTTTCACCGCTGGTCCAGTACTTCGCCACGGCCGCACCGCCGGCCTTTTCCAGATCTGCGGCCTTCTTGTCCTCGCCCAAACCGACCAGCGCGAGTCGGCCACCGTCGTGGAAAATCTCGAGCACTTGCCCGGCCTTGCCGGTGAAGCGGGCGCGTTCGGCATTGTCGCGCGCGACCGGCGGCATCGATGCGGGAAGATCGTTCTTGGAAACGGGCACGACGCGCAGCGCATCGGCGCTTCCGGCGTTATCGACGAAACGGATGTTCATGGGCTCTCCACAGCGTAATGAGGGTGTCGGCACGAGGTTCTTGCGACCCCGGCAAAGTGCGGATTGCGATTAGGCGCGGGCGGTGCGATAGGCAAGCCATGGTCCGGCCGGGTAGCCCAGCACGAATGTTCGGACGTCATGCGCGCCTGCTGGGCGGCGTGGCGCTTCTCGTGCTGTGCCCGCAGGTCGCGCTGGCCCAATCGGGCGATGCACCCGGCGTCGAATCGGCCCAGGACAAGGCTCACGATCGCGACGCCACCGACGATCCCGTGGCGACCGGCGCCCAGACACAGGACGGCATTCCCTCCCTCGATACGCAGCCTGCGGAACGGACACCCGTCACCGCGATCCCCGATCCCGGCGAAGGCCGAATCGGATTCGAAGCCAGTACGGTCGAATACGATGCCGACACCGCCACCGTGACGGCCACCGGCGATGTCGTGCTGCGCCAGGGCGAACGCTCGGTGCGCGCCGATACTGTTCGCTGGAACGAGGGTACCGGCGAGATCGTCGCCGAAGGCAATGTCCGCATTATCGATGGCGACGGCAACCAGTTGCTGACCGACCGCGTCGAACTGACCGATCAACTCGATGCCGGGGCGATGGACGACCTGCTGCTGGTGCTGGCCGAAGGCGGACGCCTTGCCGCCGTCGAAGCCGCGCGCGGGGTGGAGGGCGATATCGAGCTCACCCGCGCTGCCTACTCGGCTTGTTCGGTGCAGAAAGCCGATGGGTGCAGCAAGAAGCCCAGCTGGCGCATCACTGCCGAACGCGTGGTCTTCGACGAAAGCGAGCGCGAGCTGCACTTCAAAGGGGCCTATCTCGAACTGTTCGGCGCGCGGCTAGTCCCGCTTCCCGGCCTGACCGTCACGACCGACGGACGCGCGATCTCCGGTGTGCTGGTGCCCGATGTGCGCTTCTCCGAAAGCAACGGGATCGAGATCAGCGACAGCTACTATCTCCGGCTCGACGATAATCGCGACCTGCTTCTGTCAGGTTACGTGTTCACCGAAGCGCCGCCGATGGTGTCCGGCCAATACCGCCACCTGACAGATCTGGGGGCGTTTCAGGCAACCGCTTACGCGACCTATTCCGAACGCCAGCCCCTTGGCGGCAATCCGGCGCCGCCGGGCGACCGTTTCCGGGGTTATCTGTTCACCAACGGCAAGTTCCAGTTCGACGAGAACTGGTCGCTTTCGCATTCGACGCGGATCGCATCGGACCGCACCTTCCTGCGCCGTTACGACATCAGCCGCGAGGACCGGCTGCGGTCGAACATCAACGCAGAATATATCAGCGAGAATACCTATCTGACGATCGCCGGGTGGGCGACGCAGACCTTGCGCGCAGGTCAGGATCAGGGGCAGATTCCGATCGCGCTGCCGGCGATCGACTTTCGGACCCGGATGGTCGACCCGATCGCCGAGGGGCAAGTGACGCTCCAGCTCAATTCGCTCAATATCGTGCGGGTCGATGGACAGGATACGCGCCGCGCCTTTGCCAAGGCGCAGTGGGACTGGCGCCGGATTACATCGATGGGTCAGGAAGTCACGCTGACCGCCCTACTGCGCGGCGATGTGTACCATTCGCAAGACAACGCGGACACCGTCACCGCGCTCTATCGCGGCCTCGAAGGTTGGCAAACGCGCGGGATCGCGACCGCGGCGGTCGACGTGAAATGGCCGTTTGTCGCGCCATTTCTCGGCGGCACACAAGTCCTGTCGCCCCGGGTTCAGCTCGTCGCCAGCCCGCAATTGCGCAATCTCGCCATTCCCAACGAGGATAGCCGCGCGATCGACCTGGAAACCAGCAACCTATTCGCCCTTAACCGCTTCCCCGGTTACGACCGGGTCGAGGATGGCGTGCGGGTCAATTATGGATTCGACTGGCGCGCCGAATTCCCCGGATGGCGCATCTTCGCCACCTTGGGTCAGTCCTATCGCCTGAGCGACGAAGAAGCGATCCTACCCGATGGCACCGGGCTTTCCGGCAATGTCTCCGATTTCGTCGGGCGGACGGAGCTGCGCTACAGCGACTTCGTCAAGCTGACCCACCGCTTCCGGCTCGACAAGGACAATCTGGCGGTTCGGCGAAACGAGTTCGATGCCACGATCGGATCGTCCAAGACCTATGCCGAGATTGGGTATCTGCGGCTCGACCGGAATGTCGATTTGTCGATCGAGGATCTGCGCGACCGCGAGGAACTGCGACTCGCCGGGCGCGTCGCCTTTGCCGATTACTGGTCGGTGTTCGGGTCGATGGTCGCCAATCTGACCAATCGCGACGAAGACCCGACTCTCCAGTCCGACGGTTTCGACCTGCTCCGCTCGCGGCTCGGCTTGGCCTATCGCGACGATTGCCTCGAGCTCGGCATCACCTGGCGTCGCGACTATGTATCGACCGGCGACGCGGTGCGCGGCAACACCTTCATTTTCGGCATCAAGCTGCTGGGTCTCGGTATCAACTGAGCAGGTGCGCCGCTCGATTGAAGTGCGCAGGCAAACGCGCTATCCGGCTTTCACGTGGCTCAGCAGCGGTTAATCCGCCGCCGTGCATCCCTTGGGGCAATGATCCGACAGGTACCTTCTGTTTCCGTCGGACAGATCCTGCAGCAATTGACGGTTTCAATATTGGTATGATGAAGCAACGCACTCTTCGTCCCCTTATCCGCGCAGCGGCGCTCGGGGCACTGACCCCCTTGGCAGCGATGGCCGCAACGGTCTCTGCTGCCCACGCGCAAGACGCTACGCTCGGCGGGCTCGACATTCCCGACAATCCGACCCTGATGGGGGAGAACCCCGATTTGCGCCTCGCTTCCGCGAAAGTCGGCGGTGCCGTAATAACGGGCACGGATATCGATCGTCGCCTGGCGCTCGAACTGCTCGGCCGCGAAGGCGAAGTTCCGCCTGAGGAAATGGCACAGGTGCGCGTGGCAATCCGCAATCGCCTGATCGATGAATGGATCCAGATCCAGAAGGCCGTCGAAGACGATATGGCGGTCGAGGACGCGCAAGTGATCCAGATGTTCAATCGCGCCGCGCAGCAGAACTTCGGACAGAAACCCGAAGAGATGGACGCGTTTCTTCGCCAGTACGGAACGACCGCAGAAACCCTGCTATTCAAGATACGTGCCGAACTGGCCTGGCAGCGACTCCAATCCCGCTACGTCGCGCCGTTTGTGAACGTTTCCGAAGAGGAAGTGCGCGAAATCATTGCGCGACAGGAGGCCGCGAAGGGTCAGGAAGAATTTTTCTACGGTGAAATCGCGCTTTCGAGCACGCCGGAAACACGCGACCAAGTCTATCAGACGGCAATGCAGATCGTCGAGGCGATCAAGCAAGGCGCCGATTTCCGCGCCATCGCCGCGCGCCGATCGCAAATTTCCACCGCTGCAAAGGGCGGCGATTCGGGTTGGCTGCGCGCGGACCGTCTCGATCCTGCCATCGCCGAAACCGTGCGTTCGATGCAAGTCGGCCAATTGGTCGGCCCGGTCGAAATGCCCGGAGGCTTCTCGATCATTCTTCTGCGTGACAAACGGCGGGTGCTGACCACGGACCCGCGCGACGCAGTCCTCAGCTTGGCACAAATCTCGGCGCCGATTCCTCCTGGATTGAATGAAGAGACCTTTCCCGCCTTCCAGGAGCGTTATGTCGGGGCCATCCGCTCGATCCGCGGATGTGGCGACCTCGATCGCGGTGCCAGCGAATACGGACTGACTGTCGTGCGCAACCAGGAGGTTCCCGCGCGGAATCTGCCGGGCCAGCTGCAGGGCGAACTGCTTTCTCTCTCGCTGGGCCAGACCACGCGCCCCTTCCCGGCCGGCGACAGTTCGATCAGCGTGCTTATGCTGTGCGGTCGCGACGATCCGCAGGTCGCGGCTTCGCCCGATTTCGAGCAGGTTCTCACGTCGCTCGAAGATGAGCGGATTGGCAAGCGAGCTCAGGCTTTCCTGCGCGATTTGCGCCGCGACGCGATTGTGACTTACGGCTCGAGCACCGACGTCACCGGCGGCTGACGCCGTGCCATCGTCCGCCCCGCTGGCGCTGACGCTTGGCGATCCGGCGGGGATCGGCCCCGAACTCGCGCTTTCGGCATGGCTTCGGCGGAAAAGCGAGCGTATTTCGCCATTCGTCGTGTGCGGCGGACGTCGCGTGCTCGGGGAAGCCGCGGCGCATCTCGGGCTCGACATCGAAACCGCTTCGGTCACTGACCTCGCAGATGTGCCAGCGCGGTTTGAAAACGCCCTGCCCGTGCTCGATGGCGCCGACGCGCGCTATTCGCCAGGCGATCCGGACGATGAAGGCGCAAAGGCGGCACGGGCATCGCTCGAACAGGGCACCGTGCTCGCTCGCGATGGACGAGCCGCAGCCGTAGTCACCGGACCGGTCTCGAAGGCTAGGCTCGCCTCTACCGGCTTCGCATTTCCGGGGCAGACCGAATTCCTCGCCGATGCCGCCGGGCTTGCGCCAGATGCCGTCGCAATGATGATCGCCGGACCTTCCCTGCGCACCGTCCCGCTGACGATCCACGTTGCGCTGGCAGATGTCCCCGAAACGCTCTCGACCGAGCTGATCGTCTCGCGCGCGCGCATTGTCGCAGCGGCGCTGCAGCGCGATTTCGGGCTGTCGGAACCGCGCCTTGCGATCGCTGCGCTCAATCCGCATGCCGGGGAGAACGGCGCGTTCGGTGATGAGGAAGCCCGCATTATAGCCCCGGCGATCGCGCAGCTCGAAGCGGAGGGATTGCTCGTTTCCGGCCCTCACCCGGCCGATGCGCTGTTCGCTCCGCGCGCTCGTGCGACTTACGATGCGGCGCTGTGCATGTATCACGATCAGGCGCTGGTCCCGGTTAAGGCGCTCGATTTCGATCAGGGCGTGAACGTGACGTTGGGACTGCCCTTCATTCGCACTGCACCCGATCATGGCACTGCGTTCGCGATTGCAGGAAAAGGACTGGCCGATCCGGGGGCGACGATCGCCGCGCTCAAATTGGCGGGCGAGATGGCGGCACGGCGCAGATGACCTCATTGCCCCCCTTGCGCGAGGTGATCGCACGGCACGGATTGTCGGCCAGCAAGGCGCTGGGCCAGAACTTCTTGTTCGACGAGCAATTGCTCGATCGCATTGCCGCTATTCCGGGCAACCTTGATGGTCGGCCGGTACTCGAAATCGGGCCCGGTCCCGGCGGGCTGACCCGCGCTTTGCTGCGTGCCGGAGCAATGGTCACGGCGATCGAGCGCGACCCGCGATGTTTGCCCGCACTTGCGGATCTGTCCGAAGCATTTCCCGGCCAGCTCGAACTCATCGAAGGCGACGCGCTGGCGATCGACCAGGCCTCTCTGTTCGACACACCTTTCGCGGTCGTCGCCAACCTGCCCTACAATGTCGGCACCGCTCTGCTGGTCGACTGGCTCTCCTCCGATCGCTGGCCGCCCGCTTGGTCGTCGCTGACCCTCATGTTCCAGCGCGAGGTTGCAGAGCGCATCGTCGCCAAACCGGGCAGCGGCACTTTCGGGCGCCTCGCCGTGCTTTCGCAGTGGCGATCAAGCGCTTCATTGGCGATGAAAGTGCATCGTAGCGCTTTCACGCCTCCCCCCAAGGTGATGAGCGCGATCGTGCATATCGAACCCGGCGACATGCCCGAAGGCGTGCGCCCAGCCATGCTGTCGCGCGTGACCGAGGCCGCGTTCGGACAGCGCCGCAAAATGCTGCGTCAGTCGCTCAAGCCGGTGCCCGGCGCGATTGCCGCGCTCGAGGCACTGGGAATTGATCCGACCAAGAGGGCCGAAACCCTTGCGATCGACGAATTCGTCGCACTGGCCCGAGTGCTCTCGTGATCGGCGGGAAAATCGCTATATTGGCGGTCATGCGCGCGCCGTCAGACATTACCCTGCCCTCCGCCGGCGATTTCTTGCTTTCGCAACCCTTGCTCGCGCTCGCGCTGGTTTCGATCCTGCTGGTGGTAGGCGGAAACCTGTTCGGCCTGGCATCCAGGCGCGGCGGGGCAGCCGTGCGGACCGTCGGCCATCTCGGCATCGCCGCCGCGCTGGTCCTGACGATCGTCAACGCCGCCCGGCTCAATCCCGATCTCGACCTCGCCATGCCCCAGCTCGGCATGCCCGAACAGGTGGTCGAAGGCGGCGAGACACGCATTCCCCTGTCGCGCGACGGACACTTCTGGGTGACGGGCAACGTCAATGGCACGCAGGTGCGTTTTCTGATCGACACCGGGGCGACTCTCACCGCATTGTCATCCGACGCGGCGGCCAATGGCGGTGTCGAGCCGATCCCTTACCGACAGCCGGTCATCATGCGCACCGCAAACGGCAATGCGCCTGCCCAGCTCGCCTCGATCGACAGGTTGCAGGCCGGCAGCGTGATCGCGCACGATCTCGATGCGGTGGTCTCTCCCGCTATCGGCGACGTCAATGTATTGGGAATGAACTTCCTCTCGCGACTCGACAGCTGGCGCGTGGAAGACAACGTGCTGATTCTGGTCCCGAACCCTACGGAAACGGCCCCTTAAGCTCCGCTTCAGCTTGGTTTCTCTATACCTTATCTCGCAGTTGCAACATGAGATCGGTCACGGCATAGTGTCCTCTCGCGCTGATGCTGCGACCGCACCTTGCCCTCAAAGGTGCAACATAATCGTTTCGCCCGAGCCTACGTGCCACTGCGGCATGTGGGTAAAGGCAAAGTCTCGTATTCACGAAGGGTTCCTACATGAATTTCACCAAACTGGCCGCCGCCGTCGCACTCGCCACCGTCGCCATGCCCGGCGTCGCTATCGCTCAGGAAGCGCCCCCGCAGGCTGCTGTTGAAGCCGGCATGACGGTCTATGGCAATGACGGCATAGAAATCGGCACGATCGAGAGCGTCGAAAACGACGTCGCCGTTCTCGTTGTCGACGGCATGAAGGCTCCGATCCCCGCCAACGTTGTGTCCGAAGGTGAAAAGGGTCCCACCATCAACGCCACCAAGGCGCAGATCGTCGGCATGATCCAGCAGCAGCGCCAGCAGGCTGCCGCCGCTCGCGACCAGGCCCTGATCGTCGGTGCCCCGGTGGTTACCGTTAAGGGTGAAGCGATCGGCCCGGTCGAGAGCATCAATGGTGACAAGATCGTGCTCAAGCACGGCGAAGGTTTTGTCGCCCTGATGCGCGACCAGTTCGCTGTCGCCAATGGTCAGCTCGTCGCGCTCGTCGCAATGGCCGACGTGACCGCAGCCGTGGCCGCGAACACCGGTGCCACGACCGACGAGGCCGAAGGCACGATGTAATCGGATACCAGCCTTGCTGGACGGAACCGGGCCGGAGGAGCGATCCTCCGGCCCTTTTCTTTTAGTCGAAGCGATTGTCGCGTGGGAAACCCTGCGGCGGCAGGCGACCGGCAGCCCCGCGCGCGACCTTCCATTGCCAGATATCGGTCTCGGTCCGCGTGCGGCCGGTATCGCCGCCCATCGGCCAGCTGAGGCCTTCATCGAGCGTGAACGTGGTCGCATCCGACAGGCCACCATCGCGATAGCGCTGGAGCATAACGCCCTGCCCGCGCGCTAGATCGGGCAGTTCCTCCAGGTTGAACACCACCAGCTTGCGATTGTCGCCGACCACCGCGACGTGATCGTGCGCCTTGTCGATCGGGCGGATCACGACCAGCTTCGCATCGCCCTTGAGATTGACGACCTGCTTGCCCTTGCGCGTTTCGGCGAGGATATCCTCGGTCTTTGCGCCGAACCCCTTGCCGGTATCGGCGGCGAGCAGCAGCCGCTGCCCCTCGTGATGGACGACCAGCGCCACGATCTGCGCTTTGGCCTCGATATCGAGTGTGTTGCGCAGCGGCTCGCCAAATCCGCGCGCGCCGGGCAGCTTGTCTGCCCCGATGGTGTAGAATCGGCCATTGTCCGCAGCGAGCAACAGCTTGTCGGTGGTCTGCGCATGAAGCACGAAGGCCGGGCCGTCGCCTTCCTTGTACTTGAAGTCCTGATCCAGCGGCAAGTGCCCCTTGGCCCCGCGAATCCAGCCCTTCTGCGACAGGATTACCGTTACCGGCTCTTTCTCGATCATCGCATCCATGCTGAATTCGGTCGCCGCTTCGGGCTGGGCGATCAGCGTGCGCCGCGCACCCAATGCCGTGTCGAGGCCGTATTCTTTCTGCAGCGCCTTGAGATCGCGCTTCAGCCGCGTGCGCTGACGCGCGGGAGAGCCGAGCAGTTTCTCCAGCTCGTCCTGTTCGGCCAGAAGATCATCCTTCTCCTGCCGCAGCTGCATTTCCTCGAGCTTGCGCAAGGATCGCAGACGCATGTTGAGGATCGCTTCGGCCTGCCGGTCGGTCAGCTTGAACTCGGCCATCATCACGGCCTTTGGCTCGTCCTCGTAGCGGATGATCTCTATCACCCGGTCGAGATTGAGGAAGGCGATGATATAGCCGTCGACCAGTTCGAGCCGCGCCGCGATCTGATCGAGTCGGTGCTGGCTGCGACGCTGAAGGATCTCGATCTGGCTGCGAACCCAGTTTTCGAGCAATTCCTTCAGTCCCATCACCATGGGGGTGCGGGTCGCGTCGAGAACGTTCATGTTGACGCCGAACCGCGTCTCCAGGTCGGTGAGCTTGTACAGCCCCTCCTTGAGCAGTTCCGGGTCGACGTTCCGGCTCTTGGGCACCAGTACGATACGGACCTGCTCGTCGCTTTCGTCGCGCACATCTTCCAGGATCGGCAGCTTCCGG is part of the Alteriqipengyuania halimionae genome and encodes:
- a CDS encoding VOC family protein; translated protein: MSSKLRLDHLTILYTDRAASERHYDLLLPMIGFSSPKPGIWTDGDGFWLQFMQAEVGTAPYERYGAGLNHWGFAMDSAQAVEDLRQALIEGGLDVQPIQDLGGAKALFIPDPDGLRAEFTWYPEGVDTVG
- the ndk gene encoding nucleoside-diphosphate kinase, giving the protein MAVTRTFSIIKPDATRRNLTGAVTKMLEEAGLRVVASKRILMSEEQAKKFYEVHAERPFYGELVDFMISGPVVVQVLEGEDAVKRNRDIMGATNPADADEGTIRKTYAESIEANSVHGSDSDENAATEIAFFFSDDEIVG
- a CDS encoding DNA polymerase III subunit chi; the protein is MAMRVDFYVLGQVPAERIVPPLAAKALAAGERMLVVSADAAQRTALSDALWGQDGFLAHGEEGTPHAERQPLLIGGDLSAANDAKLLLIADGQWRDSNDFARIFFLFDDDHRDDARNVWRETSARDDVEGFFWKQEGGKWRQGP
- a CDS encoding leucyl aminopeptidase, with the translated sequence MNIRFVDNAGSADALRVVPVSKNDLPASMPPVARDNAERARFTGKAGQVLEIFHDGGRLALVGLGEDKKAADLEKAGGAAVAKYWTSGESTIALDLSDSDLNAEDAAALLLGMKLRNWRHERFKTKLKDEQKRTIETIEVIGAPAGTSEAWETEAALAEGIEFTKHLIAEPANTLYPESFVDICRETYAGTGLEITVLDKQQMTDLGMGSLLGVAQGSVRDPRLLCVVWNGGEAGDAPTAFVGKGVTFDTGGISLKPGPGMEDMKWDMGGAGAVAGAMLALAKRKAKANIVGVCGLVENMPDAAAQRPGDIVTSMSGQTIEVLNTDAEGRLVLADALHWVQTEHKPAQIVDFATLTGAMLIALGHEYAGVFSNNDDLADALLAAGKESGDKLWRFPLSPAYDKLLESPIADMKNIGPRVAGSITAAQFLQRFILDDTPWAHCDIAGMVWSDKPGATYDKGATGYGVRLIDRFVRDTLES
- a CDS encoding LPS-assembly protein LptD, with the translated sequence MFGRHARLLGGVALLVLCPQVALAQSGDAPGVESAQDKAHDRDATDDPVATGAQTQDGIPSLDTQPAERTPVTAIPDPGEGRIGFEASTVEYDADTATVTATGDVVLRQGERSVRADTVRWNEGTGEIVAEGNVRIIDGDGNQLLTDRVELTDQLDAGAMDDLLLVLAEGGRLAAVEAARGVEGDIELTRAAYSACSVQKADGCSKKPSWRITAERVVFDESERELHFKGAYLELFGARLVPLPGLTVTTDGRAISGVLVPDVRFSESNGIEISDSYYLRLDDNRDLLLSGYVFTEAPPMVSGQYRHLTDLGAFQATAYATYSERQPLGGNPAPPGDRFRGYLFTNGKFQFDENWSLSHSTRIASDRTFLRRYDISREDRLRSNINAEYISENTYLTIAGWATQTLRAGQDQGQIPIALPAIDFRTRMVDPIAEGQVTLQLNSLNIVRVDGQDTRRAFAKAQWDWRRITSMGQEVTLTALLRGDVYHSQDNADTVTALYRGLEGWQTRGIATAAVDVKWPFVAPFLGGTQVLSPRVQLVASPQLRNLAIPNEDSRAIDLETSNLFALNRFPGYDRVEDGVRVNYGFDWRAEFPGWRIFATLGQSYRLSDEEAILPDGTGLSGNVSDFVGRTELRYSDFVKLTHRFRLDKDNLAVRRNEFDATIGSSKTYAEIGYLRLDRNVDLSIEDLRDREELRLAGRVAFADYWSVFGSMVANLTNRDEDPTLQSDGFDLLRSRLGLAYRDDCLELGITWRRDYVSTGDAVRGNTFIFGIKLLGLGIN
- a CDS encoding peptidylprolyl isomerase yields the protein MMKQRTLRPLIRAAALGALTPLAAMAATVSAAHAQDATLGGLDIPDNPTLMGENPDLRLASAKVGGAVITGTDIDRRLALELLGREGEVPPEEMAQVRVAIRNRLIDEWIQIQKAVEDDMAVEDAQVIQMFNRAAQQNFGQKPEEMDAFLRQYGTTAETLLFKIRAELAWQRLQSRYVAPFVNVSEEEVREIIARQEAAKGQEEFFYGEIALSSTPETRDQVYQTAMQIVEAIKQGADFRAIAARRSQISTAAKGGDSGWLRADRLDPAIAETVRSMQVGQLVGPVEMPGGFSIILLRDKRRVLTTDPRDAVLSLAQISAPIPPGLNEETFPAFQERYVGAIRSIRGCGDLDRGASEYGLTVVRNQEVPARNLPGQLQGELLSLSLGQTTRPFPAGDSSISVLMLCGRDDPQVAASPDFEQVLTSLEDERIGKRAQAFLRDLRRDAIVTYGSSTDVTGG